The nucleotide sequence TCTAAGGTTAAAAGCCAGGCTCTGCCTGTTCCCATAAACCCTCCCTTCAGGGCAATAAGGGCAGAATTGAGAAGCCACTTCTAACTGGGGGCATTATTCCCCCTGGCTGGGCCCTGGTCCTTGCAGCTGCCTTAATGGACAGACTGGCCCCTGCTTTCTGCCTCTGGGGGTGAAGGACCATGTGTCGTCCCATCCCAGGTGCCAACGGTGCCGTTAGCTCCACCTTTTTGTCTAAAGGGCCTTAAGCTGGTGGGAAGAAATGGGCTCTGGGAGAACAAGGCCCTGGATCCCCAGGTCATCTCTCCCCACCCGTCCCCAGCCGTGAGGACCCAGATGGTGACCTCCCTGCTCCCCTACACTCCTCCTCACTCCGTGACCACACCCAAAGCACCGCCCAGCCCTCACCGGCTCTTCTCGCCCTCCAGCAGCTTGCGGTAGGTGGCGATCTCGAAGTCCAGGCCCAGCTTGACAATCATGAGCTCCTGGTACTCGCGCAGCTGCCGCGCCATGTCCTGCTTGGCTCGCTGCAGGGCGGCCTCCAGGCAGGCCAACTTGCCCTGGGCGCTGTCTGAGGCACTTTCCTCCTGCAGAGCTGGTGGCTCCCTGGCTCGGTCTAGTTCACGGACCTGGGGGGCAAAAGGAAAAGCACAGACAGGACATCCTTGGCCCCCACCCACAATCCCCTCAAGGATCCAGACCCTTCTTGGAGGCCGGAAGCCCAATGAGGGATTAGAGATCACTTTAAGGAATGGGCCTGCCTGTTCCAAaaaaatgtgtctgtgtgtctgcccGGCTCCCAGTGTGGAGATTTGGGACCAGCCATCTGGGATGGCGGAGAGAGCACCTTTCACATCTAGTATGGGGACTCTTCTGAAAAGAGCTACGGTCCAGGAAGCATCAAATGCTCTTAGGCACATAATGCTAAGTTTATGGTTTCATCAGTGAAATGAACAGGAAAGCTATCCTTTCCTCACCAGAAACTAGCATCAGTAGTCTCTGCagaaatataacaataataaatgctCTCCTTGGTGAGCTGTGCTTGCTTCTTAGGaaactgggggcaggggtggggggacggggaTCAGAACTACAAAGGCTGGGGCAGGCTGAACCAAGACAGGGCCACCCATTCACTGTGCCACTTCCTGGAACCTGAACAGCTTGTCCCTCTCCTCACAGTTATCAGTTCCTGAAGAAGGGAAGACCCCTCAGAGCCTCAGACACTTGTATCCACAGAAAGCAGGGGAAAATAGGGAACAGAATCCCTTCCCTCTGCAGGTAGAACATaagcccggggggtggggggtggggggcacttgacagggcagctgggaggagagaggggaggttgagaagcagagaagttggaagaaagaaaacatccatGTGGGAACCTCTCCTTTCTAAGGCCCAGAGCCTGAGCTGCAAACCTGAATGCCTACAGAGGCCTGGCTGCAGGCATCCAAAGGCCAAATATTAACTCTATAACCATAGTATCCACTTCCACTGGAAAGAAATATGCACTTTCTCAATCTCCCGCAATCACCAGGACCTCTGTCTCATTTTTAGTCTCTCTCGTCATTAATTTAGAGACATGGACGTGGTCCTTTTGTCTTCCACAAGGATAGATAATAACAGTGCCAGCCAAGATATGAGAAATGGCAAAAGCCCTCTGCCTCTGTATCAAAGGACACAGCTTAGGGTGGTGGGGTCGATGCATGCACAAGGAGCATGACTTTGGGTGAAGGCGACGGAAAAGACAGAGCCCCCCTTCCCTAGCCTATTGTGGCCACatccatgcatttttaaaaagagaacccagaggggcacctgggtggctcagtcggttgagcgtccgacttcggctcaggtcatgacctcacggatcataggttcaagccccgcatcaggctctgtgctgactgctagctcagagcctggagcctgctttggattctgtgctccctctctctctgaccctcccctgctcgtgctgtctctctctgtctctcaaaaataaataaatgtaaaaaaataatttaaaaaaagagagagaacccagaaaactGGATTTCATATAAAATCTTGCGATTTCCAAAGATGGGCTCAAGTTTAATGCTATGGAggacaaacaaaacacagagatACAAAATTGCACATGCGCATAAAAAATGATAGGCAAACAAACGTCCATAGTTATACATATTTACCTACATGTTAATTACATGCCCACACGAAATACAGAAAATCCCAGGCAAAGGCGGCATGATGTACACGTGTACGGCCACACTTCTGTTTGTTCAGACACTCACAGAGAGAAACTCTATCCATCTATTCCAGAGGATGGGGGATGACTACTCTTGTCATAGGTAATGGACACTCTCCCACCATTCAGCAGTCCGGtgtgcctcccaccccacccacacacacacccctcacctGACTCTCAGCGCTGTTCACCTCTGCAGTCAGCCGCTGGATGGCCTCGTTAAGCCTGTTCAGCTCCTCCTTACTGTGCCTCAGGCCCTGCGTGTGTTTCTGCACGGTGGACTGTATTTCCTCGCACTGTGGGGACAGAAGCAGCACAgaacgggggagggtcagggagaggaggacagTCAACAAGGACACTCAACTGAAGCCAGCAGGACAGCTCCAGTACCGGCCCGTCTACCTTCTTCATGAGCAGACCATCTAACTTCTCGGggcctctgtttctctatctAGAAAATGGGGATGATCATCTTTTCTATTGCTGAGGGTTGATGAGACAATAAAACGCACTTGTCAAGCACACTGGCGGATGCTGTATCAGGTCTAGAGATGCCAAAAGCAATGTGAACAGATGACACGAAGAACAATACAGGTTGATAATCTGTTGAGTCTTTGGACTGAGATCACGTAGGATTTATCCCAGGCATGAGGGTAGCTAACCTCTAGCAAGTCAGTTATGGTCATTCATGTATGATCATGTCAATTAATacaaaaaccaattttaaaaatccaacagtgattcctaattttaaaaatactttcaaaaagcTCAGAATGTGAAAAAACTCCCTTAATTTGATGAATCCAGGAACCCAGGGATCCAGATTCCAGCTCCTTCACTAAACCCAAGGCCACTGTGGGGAGAGCTCTCTAGAAGGGACAAAATCAGGGGGTCTTTTCCCTTTCCTGCACCTGTCTCCACACACTCACCCAGAAACGGCCTGAGCTCAGTAACTGACGCACAGTGTGCCTTATTCTCTTCAAGATCTTTTATCTCTGCCATCTCACCTGGGCCCATGACCACCTGTGAAGTAGGCCAGGTGGGTGTTACTATCTCCATTATCTTTCCTTGGACAAGCTGAAGCTCATTATATCTACTGTCCCAGGAAGTAGGAACCCAGTGGGACATGAGTGACCCTGCCAGTCATGAGCTGAGCTAGACTGCGTCTTAAGTCCATGTTCTTTGCTCGACACCCTGAGGAACATAAAGTCACACACATTTTTCAGCCCGGAGAACAAGAACTGTTCACACCAAGCCCAGTGCAAGTTGCTTTCCAGGGCAGATGGGGTATGGGAAATGGATATGAACAACCTCCCACAGCTCACCCTTTCTGGCTCCCAGTCCCAAAAACTGTAGACATGGCAGACAAGCTTGTGTCTGGCTAGGTCCAACAGATCTGGGCAGAGTCCAAGACCCCCTCATCCCATGTGACCCGATGTGCCACATAGACAAGTCTCACCATGATAAAGAGAGCTGTTGTCTCTCCAAGTCTCCAGAGAGCACCAAAGCTCAGCTCTAGCCCAGGAAGCTCCCAGAATCCTCACCACAAAGCCACCCCTTCCCAAGGAGCTTTGTGACCTCACCTTGCAGAGTTCTGACAGAGGCCAGAAAGAGCTGTTCTATAAGCCCAGGTGGGAGAGTGGAGGTCCTTGGGCTGAAATGGGCCTTGAAGgcaaaagaaggagagggaaggaagggtccTTCAGGTGGGGGAAAGGTACAGAGCCAAGGAGTTCGGGTGTATGGAGTGAGAAgtggggagccatggaaggtcCTTGAGCAGACCACCACCCTGATGTGCAATGCAGTTTAGGAAGTCCTGTCTGGTAGCAGAGGCAGGCAGACAGGAGGGAGAGACACTGGGGCTGGGGTCTCAGTGCCGAGACTAGGTAGGCAATCAGGGATAGGATGTCACCTCTAAATTGCAGGAGTAGCCAGGGACCAGACAGCACACGCTGatcagcattttctttttgttttatcaaCTTCtcatgcatgcaaaagaatgtgTATGTAACCTACATTTAATGACTTAAACGTCAGCAGTAATAAAAACAATCCTTGTATACCCACCAGTACCTTCAAAGCCCCATGTGAGACCCTTCGTGATCACAGCTTCCTCTGTCCCTGACCCTATCCAATCTCCAAAGTAACCATTCTCCTAGGGTTTCTATTAAGcactcctttgcttttctttattctcatgTGTGCATGAATCCCCCAACGTTTATTCAGTTTTGCCTACCTTTaagctttataaaaatagaattatgttgTTTTTATGACTAGCTTTCCCTCTCTGACATTCTATGTGTGAGATTTTGATGCCTACAGCTTGGTTTATTTGTCACTGCTGCACAGTATCCCAGTGTGTGATTATTTTTCCATTCCCCTGCGGGTAGACATAtgtgtacttttgtttttattctaacaACGCCGGTGTGACCCCTTAGGTACATATCTGCTGTCCTACTTGGGC is from Suricata suricatta isolate VVHF042 chromosome 10, meerkat_22Aug2017_6uvM2_HiC, whole genome shotgun sequence and encodes:
- the LOC115305663 gene encoding keratin, type II microfibrillar, component 5-like isoform X1, translated to MCEEIQSTVQKHTQGLRHSKEELNRLNEAIQRLTAEVNSAESQVRELDRAREPPALQEESASDSAQGKLACLEAALQRAKQDMARQLREYQELMIVKLGLDFEIATYRKLLEGEKSRLGLEFGSGSFKGKKRASPLTAGLLLSCGQRLHLRAGLSLRPCQRAASRSRLRRPGHERPWRRLRALRLRRMRLGLWQQWCLRMLNPPDRSGEVREP
- the LOC115305663 gene encoding keratin, type II cuticular Hb1-like isoform X2, whose protein sequence is MCEEIQSTVQKHTQGLRHSKEELNRLNEAIQRLTAEVNSAESQVRELDRAREPPALQEESASDSAQGKLACLEAALQRAKQDMARQLREYQELMIVKLGLDFEIATYRKLLEGEKSRLGLEFGSGSFTVGSASTCGLGSASGPASGLPPGAGSGALATSAPGGGCALCGSAGCVWDFGSSGACGC